The following are from one region of the Hydrogenimonas sp. SS33 genome:
- the rpsS gene encoding 30S ribosomal protein S19, producing the protein MARSIKKGPFIDEHLMKKVLKAKETGDTKPIKTWSRRSTIFPEMIGLTINVHNGRQFVPVYITENHVGYKLGEFAPTRTFRGHKGSVQKKIGK; encoded by the coding sequence ATGGCAAGATCGATTAAAAAAGGTCCTTTTATCGACGAGCATCTGATGAAGAAGGTGCTCAAAGCGAAAGAGACCGGTGATACGAAACCGATTAAAACCTGGTCACGCCGAAGCACCATCTTCCCGGAGATGATCGGTTTGACCATCAACGTCCACAACGGACGCCAGTTCGTTCCCGTGTACATCACGGAGAACCACGTCGGATACAAACTCGGCGAGTTCGCTCCGACACGCACGTTCCGCGGCCACAAGGGCTCGGTACAGAAAAAGATCGGGAAGTAA
- the rplB gene encoding 50S ribosomal protein L2: protein MAIKTFKPYTPSRRFMSVIESSDITSKPTVRKLLKKLPAKAGRNNRGRITSRHKEAGAKKLYRIIDFKRNKFGVEGTVATIEYDPYRNCRICLVNYADGDKRYILQPSGLKVGDKVQAAESGLDIKPGNAMKLKNIPVGTLVHNIEMKPGKGAQLVRSAGGYAQIMGREDKYVILRMPSSEMRKILGECMATIGTVGNEEFSNMVIGKAGRSRHLGIRPQTRGSAMNPVDHPHGGGEGKTNSGRHPVTPWGMPTKGFKTRRKKASDKLIISRRKKK, encoded by the coding sequence ATGGCAATCAAAACATTCAAACCGTACACTCCCAGCCGACGCTTCATGAGCGTCATCGAGAGCAGTGACATCACGAGCAAGCCGACCGTTCGCAAGCTCCTGAAAAAACTGCCCGCCAAAGCGGGACGCAACAACCGTGGCCGCATCACGTCGCGCCACAAGGAAGCGGGTGCGAAGAAACTCTATCGCATCATCGACTTCAAGCGCAACAAGTTCGGCGTCGAAGGCACCGTGGCGACCATCGAGTACGATCCGTACCGCAACTGCCGCATCTGCCTTGTCAACTACGCCGACGGCGACAAGCGCTACATTCTTCAGCCCAGCGGCCTGAAGGTGGGTGACAAGGTTCAGGCGGCCGAGAGCGGCCTGGACATCAAACCCGGCAACGCGATGAAGCTGAAGAACATTCCGGTCGGTACCCTGGTGCACAACATCGAGATGAAACCGGGCAAAGGGGCCCAGCTGGTCCGCAGCGCCGGCGGATACGCCCAGATCATGGGACGGGAAGACAAGTATGTCATTCTCCGCATGCCCAGCTCCGAAATGCGCAAGATCCTCGGTGAGTGCATGGCGACCATCGGAACCGTCGGAAACGAAGAGTTCTCCAACATGGTCATCGGCAAAGCGGGACGCAGCCGGCACCTCGGCATCCGTCCCCAGACCCGCGGTAGTGCGATGAACCCGGTCGACCACCCCCACGGCGGTGGTGAAGGCAAGACCAACTCCGGACGACATCCCGTTACACCGTGGGGTATGCCGACCAAGGGCTTCAAGACCCGTCGTAAGAAAGCCAGCGACAAACTGATCATTTCACGACGCAAGAAAAAATAA
- the rplC gene encoding 50S ribosomal protein L3 — translation MEFIVEKIGMSRTISVPSTPVTLLKVQDIKVCEVAEDGRAIVAYASGKKRNKAIEGQQKKYGLSPEFNRFATLKVANTEAGDLDLTPLTEAKKVKCTFTSKGRGFSGVMKRWNFAGGPRSHGSRFHRAPGSIGNCEWPGRVQPGQKMPGQYGNAKVSVKNEIVSFDPENKILVVKGAVPGPNGAMGRVRISK, via the coding sequence ATGGAATTCATCGTAGAAAAGATCGGCATGAGCCGAACGATCAGTGTGCCGAGCACACCTGTCACACTGCTGAAAGTACAGGATATCAAAGTCTGTGAAGTTGCCGAAGACGGACGCGCAATCGTCGCCTACGCTTCCGGCAAGAAACGCAACAAGGCGATCGAGGGCCAGCAGAAGAAATACGGCCTCAGCCCGGAGTTCAACCGCTTCGCGACGCTGAAAGTGGCCAACACCGAAGCCGGCGACCTCGACCTGACGCCCCTTACCGAAGCGAAAAAGGTCAAATGCACCTTTACGAGCAAGGGACGCGGTTTCTCCGGTGTCATGAAACGCTGGAACTTCGCGGGCGGTCCGAGAAGCCACGGTTCACGGTTCCACCGTGCACCCGGTTCCATCGGTAACTGTGAATGGCCCGGCCGCGTACAGCCCGGACAGAAGATGCCCGGACAGTACGGCAACGCCAAAGTTTCTGTAAAAAACGAGATCGTCTCTTTCGATCCCGAGAACAAGATCCTTGTCGTCAAGGGTGCGGTTCCGGGGCCGAACGGCGCAATGGGACGTGTAAGGATTTCTAAATGA
- a CDS encoding ribonuclease HII — protein sequence MQNSGKLCGIDEAGRGPLAGPLVMAGVVLNEPVDGLDDSKALSEKRRETLYMRIVEASIWHIVSFDAQTIDEKGISACLIEGLKEIMAAIPAGSYLFDGNTTFGLPGLRCQIKADMQIPEVSAASILAKVTRDRIMQALALQYPAYGFEKHKGYGTKAHVEAIATHGLSPVHRRTFKIKSLQQPSLF from the coding sequence ATGCAAAACAGTGGAAAACTCTGCGGTATCGACGAAGCGGGGCGGGGGCCGTTGGCCGGGCCGCTGGTGATGGCGGGGGTCGTTTTAAACGAACCGGTCGACGGGCTGGACGATTCGAAAGCGTTGAGCGAAAAACGGCGGGAAACGTTATACATGCGCATTGTCGAGGCCTCCATATGGCATATCGTCTCTTTCGATGCGCAAACCATCGACGAAAAGGGCATCAGCGCCTGCCTCATCGAGGGTTTGAAAGAGATCATGGCCGCCATACCCGCAGGAAGCTACCTTTTCGACGGCAATACCACCTTCGGCCTGCCCGGATTGCGCTGCCAAATCAAAGCCGACATGCAGATCCCCGAAGTCTCCGCGGCAAGCATTCTCGCCAAAGTCACAAGAGACCGGATCATGCAGGCGTTGGCGCTACAGTACCCCGCCTACGGCTTCGAGAAACACAAGGGCTACGGGACCAAAGCTCACGTCGAAGCGATCGCCACGCACGGCCTCTCGCCTGTTCACAGGCGAACCTTCAAAATAAAGTCCCTGCAGCAGCCGTCGCTTTTTTGA
- a CDS encoding secondary thiamine-phosphate synthase enzyme YjbQ, with protein sequence MKMEQVALRLSARPRGVHLVTREIEAQLPQLAEYETGLLHLFLQHTSAGLAINENADPDVRADTETFIDDLIPENYPRFTHVLEGSDDMPAHLKSMLFGCQLTIPVSRGRMALGTWQGIYLIEARNHGGPRRLVATLYGNALQ encoded by the coding sequence ATGAAAATGGAACAGGTTGCGCTCCGGCTTTCAGCCAGGCCGCGGGGGGTGCATCTGGTGACGCGGGAGATTGAGGCGCAGCTTCCGCAGCTGGCGGAGTACGAAACGGGCCTGCTGCACCTTTTTCTGCAGCATACCAGCGCGGGGCTGGCGATTAACGAGAATGCCGACCCCGATGTCCGGGCCGATACCGAAACCTTCATCGACGACCTGATCCCCGAAAACTACCCCCGGTTCACCCATGTGCTGGAGGGAAGCGACGACATGCCCGCCCACCTGAAATCGATGCTCTTCGGATGCCAGCTGACGATCCCCGTCTCCCGCGGACGCATGGCGCTGGGGACGTGGCAGGGGATCTACCTGATCGAAGCACGCAACCACGGCGGACCGAGGCGCCTCGTCGCCACCCTCTACGGAAATGCGCTACAATAG
- the rpsJ gene encoding 30S ribosomal protein S10: MEKIRLKLKAYDHRVLDRSVAAIVEAVKRTGAEIRGPIPMPTKIRRYTVLRSPHVNKDSREQFEIRMHARMIDIVSATPDTVDSLMKLDLAPEVDVEVRSMGNKG; encoded by the coding sequence ATGGAAAAAATTCGACTCAAGCTCAAAGCGTACGACCATCGTGTGCTTGACCGGTCAGTTGCTGCCATTGTAGAAGCAGTCAAACGAACGGGTGCGGAAATTCGCGGCCCAATTCCTATGCCTACCAAGATCCGGCGCTATACGGTGCTCAGATCACCTCACGTCAACAAAGATTCTCGCGAACAATTCGAAATCAGGATGCATGCACGGATGATCGACATCGTCTCTGCGACACCCGATACCGTCGATTCGCTGATGAAACTCGATCTGGCACCCGAAGTGGACGTCGAAGTACGATCTATGGGTAACAAGGGGTAA
- the purT gene encoding formate-dependent phosphoribosylglycinamide formyltransferase, whose translation MHFPAPLKSNSVKIMLLGSGELGKEVAIEAQRLGLEVIAVDRYPNAPAHQVAHEAHVIDMQDKEEVLDLIRRVQPTYILPEIEAISIDALFEAEKEGFHVIPNAEAVNKTMNRKNIRKFAAEELGLKTSPYRFVSSFEALQAAAEEVGFPCVIKPVMSSSGHGQSIAKTAEDLERSWEIAKEARGDASELIVEGFVDFDYEITLLTARNEKQTVFCEPIAHEQKEGDYIFSWQPAFMTPAALEKAQEVAKKITDGLGGRGIFGVELFIKGEEVYFSEVSPRPHDTGMVTLITQSQSEFALHLRAVLGLPLDFTFFTPGASAAYKAKNESVTPVLNVDEKLFAADSFVRIFGKPESHEGRRMAVVLTMAASESEALAKAKERIGYIDDGVTVTRRVEEVREEKDDQCVIKRVIKYLFG comes from the coding sequence ATGCATTTTCCCGCACCCCTGAAATCGAATTCCGTCAAAATCATGCTGCTGGGCAGCGGAGAGCTCGGTAAAGAGGTGGCCATCGAGGCGCAGCGCCTGGGCCTGGAGGTGATCGCCGTGGACCGCTACCCGAACGCGCCGGCCCACCAGGTCGCCCATGAAGCCCATGTGATCGACATGCAAGACAAAGAGGAGGTGCTCGACCTGATCCGTCGGGTTCAGCCCACCTACATCCTCCCCGAAATCGAGGCGATCAGCATCGATGCCCTTTTTGAAGCGGAGAAGGAGGGTTTTCATGTCATCCCCAACGCCGAAGCGGTCAACAAGACGATGAACCGCAAAAATATCCGGAAATTCGCCGCGGAGGAGCTGGGGCTCAAAACCAGCCCCTATCGGTTCGTCTCCTCTTTCGAAGCGTTGCAGGCGGCGGCGGAAGAGGTGGGGTTTCCGTGCGTCATCAAGCCGGTGATGAGTTCGTCGGGCCACGGCCAGAGCATCGCCAAAACCGCCGAAGACCTGGAGCGCTCCTGGGAGATCGCCAAGGAGGCCAGGGGGGATGCCAGCGAACTGATCGTGGAGGGCTTTGTCGATTTCGACTACGAAATTACGCTCCTGACCGCCCGCAACGAGAAGCAGACGGTCTTTTGCGAACCCATCGCCCACGAGCAGAAAGAGGGGGACTACATCTTCAGCTGGCAGCCCGCCTTCATGACCCCCGCGGCGCTGGAGAAGGCGCAGGAGGTGGCGAAAAAGATCACCGACGGCCTGGGCGGCCGGGGGATTTTCGGCGTCGAACTCTTCATCAAAGGGGAAGAGGTCTACTTCTCCGAAGTGAGCCCGCGCCCCCACGACACCGGTATGGTCACCCTCATCACCCAGAGCCAGAGCGAATTCGCCCTTCATCTAAGGGCTGTTTTGGGGCTGCCTCTGGATTTCACCTTCTTCACACCGGGCGCCAGTGCCGCCTATAAGGCGAAAAACGAGAGCGTGACGCCGGTTTTGAACGTGGACGAAAAACTCTTCGCCGCCGACTCTTTCGTGCGGATATTCGGTAAACCCGAAAGCCACGAAGGGCGGCGCATGGCGGTGGTGCTGACGATGGCGGCCAGCGAAAGCGAAGCCCTGGCCAAAGCGAAGGAGCGCATCGGCTACATCGACGACGGGGTAACCGTGACACGCCGGGTCGAAGAGGTGCGGGAAGAGAAGGATGACCAGTGTGTCATCAAACGGGTCATCAAATATCTCTTCGGGTAG
- the rpsU gene encoding 30S ribosomal protein S21, translating to MPGILVRENESFDEAYRRFKKQVDRNLIVTEARARRFYEPMTEKRKKQKIAARKKLLKRLFMLRRYEARL from the coding sequence ATGCCTGGCATCCTCGTACGCGAAAACGAGTCTTTTGACGAGGCGTATCGCCGCTTCAAGAAGCAGGTCGACCGCAACCTGATCGTCACGGAGGCTCGTGCCCGTCGGTTCTACGAACCGATGACCGAAAAGCGCAAAAAGCAGAAGATTGCAGCCCGCAAGAAGCTGCTCAAGCGTCTTTTCATGCTGCGACGCTACGAAGCGCGTCTGTAG
- the rplD gene encoding 50S ribosomal protein L4 yields MSTATVLNEQLEKAGEAEVPANFLEASPHNLYLYVKAYQAALRANTAHSKNRSAVSGGGKKPWSQKGRGGARAGSIRSPLFVGGGVAFGPKANRNYDQKVNKKQKRLALMHALAEKAANGKLYIVDAIEVASGKTKDAAAMMNKLGERDALWVKSLIDDKTYLAFRNLPNCYLIEENELNGYLAAAYRAVVIEKAVWENLTKEG; encoded by the coding sequence ATGAGTACGGCTACAGTTTTGAACGAACAACTGGAAAAAGCGGGTGAGGCGGAAGTTCCCGCGAACTTCCTCGAAGCGAGCCCGCACAACCTATATTTATATGTCAAGGCGTATCAGGCCGCACTGCGCGCCAACACCGCCCACAGCAAAAACCGCTCCGCAGTCAGCGGCGGCGGCAAGAAACCCTGGAGCCAGAAGGGCCGCGGCGGCGCCCGCGCCGGCTCCATCCGCTCACCGCTCTTCGTCGGCGGCGGCGTCGCTTTCGGACCGAAAGCGAACCGCAACTACGACCAGAAGGTGAACAAAAAGCAGAAGCGCCTGGCGCTGATGCACGCCTTGGCCGAAAAAGCGGCCAACGGCAAACTCTACATCGTAGACGCCATCGAGGTCGCCAGCGGCAAGACCAAAGATGCGGCGGCGATGATGAACAAGCTGGGCGAGCGTGATGCGCTGTGGGTCAAGTCTCTCATCGACGACAAGACCTACCTGGCATTTAGAAACCTTCCCAACTGTTATCTGATCGAAGAGAACGAACTCAACGGCTATCTGGCAGCGGCGTATCGCGCGGTTGTCATCGAGAAAGCGGTTTGGGAAAATCTGACGAAAGAGGGCTGA
- a CDS encoding 50S ribosomal protein L23, translated as MADITDIKSIVYTEKTLGLQEEGIIVVQTSPKVTKNQLKAIFKEYFGVNPLKVNSLRQSGKVKRFRGKEGKRPDFKKFYVKLPEGANIESLSA; from the coding sequence ATGGCGGATATTACTGATATCAAATCAATCGTATATACGGAGAAGACGCTGGGCCTTCAGGAAGAGGGTATCATCGTGGTACAGACCTCTCCGAAGGTCACCAAGAACCAGCTCAAGGCGATCTTCAAAGAGTATTTCGGCGTCAACCCGCTGAAAGTCAACTCTCTTCGCCAGAGCGGCAAGGTCAAGCGCTTCCGCGGCAAAGAGGGCAAACGCCCCGATTTCAAAAAGTTCTATGTGAAGCTGCCGGAAGGCGCCAACATCGAGAGCTTGAGTGCATAA